attatccccaattctaggtgaggaaactgggacACAGTGAGTTCAAATACCTTGTCCATTGTTGCACAGCTCataagtggtggagctgagatttgaagtAAGGCTGCAGAGCTCCAGGGCCTGTGTCCTTCATGCAGTTGTGGGCACCTCTCCATGCTGGATAGCTAGTTCCTCGAGGGCCATATCTGTAATCAACCCTGGTGTTTGGCCTGATAGCTCAAAACCTGTATGTTTAACTATTAATCCAGACTACAATGAGGTCAGAAACAACAGTTTTCTCATCAAGAAAATgagaggggctgggcacagtggttcacgcctgtaatcctagcactctgggaggccgaggtgggtggattgtttgagctcaggagtttgagaccagcctgagcaagagtgagaccccatctctactaaaaatagaaagaaattatatggacacctaaaaatatatatagaaaaattagctgggcatggtggcgcatgcctgtagttccagctacttgggaggctgaggcagtaggattgcttgagcccaggagtctgaggttgctgtgagctaggctgatgccacggcactctagccctggcaacagagtgagactctgtctcaaaaaaaaaaaaaaaggaaaatgagagggTTTGTActgccatgttttatttatcctcTAGTCAATCTTGTCTTGGAGGACAAAGTGAGGCCCAACCTCCTCCATTGTCTTCTGATCACGCAGGCCCGAGCAAGAGGGCTGCCTGAAAGGGGCAGCCTTgcaaaattaacaggaaaatatctaatcccacCATTTCCTAGTAACAGttaagatcaatcctatgagttctctccctaacaggcaccctgcaggagttctgttttgcacaacttctgaaaagagctgaacagACGGAAAAGAGGTGGTAAATCTCTCTTTGAAAATtcctttgagaatctgcttttttttATAGTCTAAAGAGTTCCTGAGTGAACACCAGGGTGCTAGCTTCAGACCTCAGCTATATCTCAAGGGCATAGTCACATCTGTGATAATCCTTTCTCCTAGGAAAGGCAGGAGAGCCGATTCTTGGACTTTGCCATCCTGCCGCTGCTTCTGCTATCATGTTGCTGccgagaagaaaggaaggagcagaTGCAGTGGTTTCTCAACTGTACTCCACTAGTTTACAACCTCCCCCTTTAAAAAGTCTGAATAGCTGCTTTTCGAGGCCAGCACATTCTTCCTTTCTCCACCTCCATGCTGGCCCCTTTTCCAGCCCTATCTCCACctaggaaaaagtaaataaacttcttcTTCCTATCCTAAATTCTGTCTgtagaaatctttctcaaaatctGCACGCACTAGCTCTTataccctaacactgtccccaTAGCTTCTTCCATCTAGCCAGCCTGGGAATATGGACGGCTGAGCATAGAGGGAGGCGGCGGTGGTATGTGAACAGGGGGCTTGAACTGGGGTTTGAAGATACTGAGAGTTGTGAATCATGGGCCAGAAAAGTGCTGTTCTGGGACTGCAGGGCAGGGGGAAGCGAGCTGATGTGTCTGAAGGTGAGCTTGCTGAGATGACATGCCAGGGAGCCTCAAATCAGATAGTGCTGGGGTTTCTGGTCACTGGTGTCCAGGTGGGTGCTGTGGCCATGgctcctgcctcctgcagccccGTCAGGGCCCGAGGCCTTCTCTGTCGGCACCTTGCTGCAGCCTGCTCACTGGAGTTGGGTTCTGAGTGCGTGTACAGAGGAATACTTGCGCTCCTACTTGGGGAGTCAGAGAGTTCTCTAACCAAGCAGTTTCTTCTGCGCCTAGGGAGAGCCCACTGCAAAAAAGGCCCGCTCAAATCCTCAGGTGTACATGGACATCAAGATCGGGAACAAGCCGGCTGGCCGTATTCAGGTGCTCCTGCGTTCAGACATTGTGCGCATGAGAACAGGTGAGCAGGGCTCCTTGTCAAGGTGGTGGGAAGCTGGTGGCCAAGcaggctggggaggcagcagccTGGAACCATGGGCCCTTGACCCTGTTTCAACCTGAGGCCATCTGAGGCATCTCACGTCCCAGCGTCCAGTAACAAATGAGGCAGACTAGACATTTCTGAAGCTCTCAAAGGCTTAGAACCATCAGAAAGAGTAAGCAATTGAAAGTTATAAACTGTTTTAATTATCCTCTGGTTtggttttattgtattttcttttttcataactttattttgacatattttcaaACTTATAGATAATATAGAATAAGAATCCTGTAAGAGTGGTTCAAGGAGCTTCCATATATCCTGTAGCCATTCAGTAATTTACCTTTTGCCCCCTTGCTGTATCATTTgctttacatacatacatatatacatatacatatgtgtgtgtatgtatatattttttcccctgtTCCAACTGAAGAAGTTGAAGACATCATTCCTCTTTACTCCTGAATACTTcagt
Above is a window of Lemur catta isolate mLemCat1 chromosome 3, mLemCat1.pri, whole genome shotgun sequence DNA encoding:
- the LOC123635717 gene encoding uncharacterized protein LOC123635717 isoform X1 translates to MGQKSAVLGLQGRGKRADVSEGELAEMTCQGASNQIVLGFLVTGVQVGAVAMAPASCSPVRARGLLCRHLAAACSLELGSECVYRGILALLLGESESSLTKQFLLRLGRAHCKKGPLKSSGVHGHQDREQAGWPYSGAPAFRHCAHENRPRAARTRSQSRRRSSRTVANLCERHFLCCQPQLFEAGNVCGMSTSSGSAWSSSSAGTAWTFPKCGCGPRASTGRLCVATGFSWHLLLGLSWAYQCGTWDVFFAKIKS